One segment of Engraulis encrasicolus isolate BLACKSEA-1 chromosome 7, IST_EnEncr_1.0, whole genome shotgun sequence DNA contains the following:
- the LOC134451963 gene encoding cornifelin homolog: protein MTTTMTVMQPLMSNNMWSTQLFDCFDDMEICCCGLWCYPCLFCRTLKDLNENCCILCCDAGVPSPVHLALRYGVRKQYGIQGSLCGDCCTAFWCRECSMCQVAREIKYRKMQQQPTTTVINIQPAQVQAPGYPAAPSHY from the exons ATGACGACAACCATGACAGTGATGCAGCCTTTGATGTCAAACAACATGTGGAGCACACAGCTCTTTGACTGCTTCGACGACATGGAGATAT GCTGCTGTGGTCTTTGGTGCTACCCTTGCTTGTTCTGCAGGACTCTCAAGGACTTAAATGAAAACTGTTGTATATTGTGTTGTGATGCCGGAGTTCCGTCCCCTGTCCACCTGGCCCTGCGCTACGGAGTCAGAAAGCAGTACGGGATACAG GGTTCTCTCTGTGGTGATTGTTGCACTGCGTTCTGGTGCCGTGAGTGTTCCATGTGCCAGGTTGCCCGTGAAATCAAGTATCGCAAAATGCAGCAACAGCCAACTACTACTGTGATCAATATCCAACCTGCTCAGGTTCAGGCTCCTGGATATCCAGCTGCTCCGAGCCATTATTGA